The Halotia branconii CENA392 region GCCCATCAGATTGAGTTAGGAATCAGGAGTTGAGAAAACTTCTGACTCCCAGTTTTTTAGCTCAAAACTTAAGATTGTTTATACAAAATCTTGATGAGTAAATGCCTTAGCATTAGCTCCAGTATAACTTGCTACAATATGACCATTACCTGTCATTTGATACTTGTATGTCACCAATCCTTCTAAACCCACAGGGCCACGAGGAGGCATTTGTTGAGTACTAATCCCTACTTCTGCACCAAAACCGTAGCGGAAACCATCAGCGAAGCGAGTCGAACAATTATGAAATACATTCGCTGAGTTGACAGTTCCAAAGAAAGTTTCCACAGCCGTAGCATCTTCTGTAACGATCGCATCAGTATGACGAGAACCATAATCATTAATATGAGCGATCGCATCTTCTAGAGAATCCACGATTTTAATCGACAAAATATAATCGCTGTATTCTGTCTCCCAGTCTATTGCTGTAGCAGCCACAATGTTAGGTAAAATAGCCAAGGTGCGTGTATCACCTCTTAATTCTACATGGCATTCTTGCAAAGCCTGGGCTACTTTTGGTAAGAATTTAGCAGCAGTCGATTGATGAACTAACAAAGTTTCAATCGCATTACAAACAGCAGGATATTGTGCTTTCGCATCGACTGTAATGTCTACAGCTTTATCCATATCAGCCATTTTATCTATATAGAAATGACAGATCCCATCAGCATGGCCTAATACTGGAATCCGCGTATTTTCTTGGACAAATCTGACAAAAGAATTAGAACCTCTCGGAATAATTAAGTCTACATATTTATCTAAATTTAAAAGTTCTCTAGTTTCTTCTCTAGTGGTTAGTAACTGTACAGCATCCGGATTAACAGCTGTTTGAGATAATCCTTGTTTAATTGCTTTAACTATTGCTTCACAAGAACGAACAGCTTCTTTACCACATTTTAAAATTACGCCATTACCCGATTTAATCGCCAAAGAAACAATTTGAATTGCTGCTTCTGGACGTGCTTCAAAAATAATTCCTAAAACACCCAAAGCACAAGTAATCCGCTTCAAAATTAAGCCTGTATCGAGTTCGCGGTGAATTTGGATTTTACCTACTGGATCAGCTAACTTGCCGACATCTCGCACTCCTGCGATCGCATCTCTTAACTTATGTTCATCTAATTGCAAACGTTTATAAAGTGGCTGGGGAATTACTTCCGCAGCAGCTTGACAATCAGCAAGATTTGCTTGCAGTATTTCATCTTTTGCCAATTCTAAAGCTTGAGCGATCGCTTCAATCGCTTGATTTTTAGTGTCAGTAGAAGAAATGGCCA contains the following coding sequences:
- a CDS encoding glutamate-5-semialdehyde dehydrogenase encodes the protein MTTFQVASPLIAIAQKTRQAATKLAISSTDTKNQAIEAIAQALELAKDEILQANLADCQAAAEVIPQPLYKRLQLDEHKLRDAIAGVRDVGKLADPVGKIQIHRELDTGLILKRITCALGVLGIIFEARPEAAIQIVSLAIKSGNGVILKCGKEAVRSCEAIVKAIKQGLSQTAVNPDAVQLLTTREETRELLNLDKYVDLIIPRGSNSFVRFVQENTRIPVLGHADGICHFYIDKMADMDKAVDITVDAKAQYPAVCNAIETLLVHQSTAAKFLPKVAQALQECHVELRGDTRTLAILPNIVAATAIDWETEYSDYILSIKIVDSLEDAIAHINDYGSRHTDAIVTEDATAVETFFGTVNSANVFHNCSTRFADGFRYGFGAEVGISTQQMPPRGPVGLEGLVTYKYQMTGNGHIVASYTGANAKAFTHQDFV